Proteins co-encoded in one Acidimicrobiia bacterium genomic window:
- a CDS encoding ABC transporter permease subunit, with product MADSRDTSQQTLEPMPVTPKRGLKRTVLLILAMVFGVIVYAYGFAVTDVNLDEIKSETRQTQLVRVLRALARPDILTYERISTPTDTTFAMPCQAVGFVADEPDVDSRHITVEPACVAPGDKITVRGFNFSANARGTLVQVPPSDDPTLGDLELRLAEFQTDEFGDFEIEVNTREREGDEPQTIRAITRENIGSVFNPVEVEVEDGNGVVSTVRSPRISESTKNTWDRIIETVFLAFLATTLGTIIAVPLSFLAARNLMRDISVPMTKLALQLIALPVGVGVGMLAAGWARAISEQLTDSTFLVILGLVAIPILMVMAFRWALPPVEEEPPTPSERGIRAAVMSAASVGGIVVLFLLASLMVTVGEWLEPRLSGFDFLGSFVASLGDILNAIITLLTALATAGVLMNLAGKLGMWMKGHLPAGFIKVFRVPLAATSGALLAGLIGVGIGSLYQITDPLKVYWVPGGVGAAIGLILAMRAYQREQIGIGLSVYYIARTVFNAIRSIEPLVMVIVFVVWVGIGPFAGSLALALHTVAALAKLYSEQVESILSGPIEAVKASGATRIQTIVYAVIPQIVPPYISFTLYRWDINVRMSTIIGFAGGGGIGFLLQQNIRLLNYQAASVNMLAIAVVVASMDYLSSRIRERIV from the coding sequence TTGGCTGATAGCAGAGACACCTCGCAGCAGACACTCGAACCGATGCCGGTCACTCCCAAACGAGGGCTCAAGCGCACAGTTCTCCTGATACTGGCGATGGTTTTCGGCGTGATCGTTTACGCCTACGGGTTCGCAGTGACCGACGTCAACCTCGATGAGATCAAGTCTGAGACCCGTCAGACTCAACTGGTTCGGGTTCTCCGGGCCCTTGCCCGGCCCGACATCCTGACCTACGAGCGAATATCTACACCCACCGATACGACTTTTGCGATGCCCTGTCAGGCCGTGGGTTTCGTTGCCGACGAGCCCGACGTTGACTCGCGGCACATCACGGTGGAACCCGCATGCGTTGCACCGGGCGACAAGATCACAGTCCGCGGATTCAATTTCTCGGCAAACGCGCGGGGCACTCTCGTCCAGGTACCGCCGTCCGATGACCCCACTTTGGGTGATCTGGAACTGAGGCTGGCCGAATTCCAGACCGACGAGTTCGGGGATTTCGAGATAGAAGTCAACACTCGTGAGCGAGAAGGCGACGAACCGCAGACGATCAGGGCGATCACCCGGGAGAACATCGGGTCGGTCTTCAATCCGGTGGAGGTAGAGGTAGAGGACGGCAACGGTGTCGTGTCCACCGTCAGATCCCCGCGGATCTCAGAATCCACGAAGAACACCTGGGACCGGATAATCGAGACAGTATTCCTGGCTTTCCTCGCAACCACCCTGGGCACGATCATCGCCGTTCCCCTCAGCTTCCTTGCTGCGCGCAATCTGATGCGGGACATAAGCGTCCCGATGACGAAGTTGGCTCTTCAACTGATCGCCCTGCCGGTTGGGGTCGGAGTCGGCATGCTGGCGGCCGGTTGGGCGAGGGCTATCAGCGAGCAACTCACCGATTCGACATTCCTGGTCATCCTCGGATTGGTGGCAATTCCGATTCTCATGGTCATGGCCTTCCGATGGGCCCTGCCGCCGGTGGAGGAGGAACCGCCGACGCCCTCGGAGCGCGGCATACGAGCGGCAGTCATGTCGGCTGCCTCCGTGGGCGGGATCGTTGTGCTGTTCCTGCTGGCCAGTTTGATGGTGACCGTCGGTGAGTGGCTCGAGCCCCGCTTGTCGGGTTTCGATTTCTTGGGGTCGTTCGTTGCCAGCCTCGGCGACATCCTCAACGCAATAATCACCCTCCTCACCGCGCTGGCGACCGCCGGGGTTCTAATGAACCTCGCAGGCAAACTCGGCATGTGGATGAAGGGCCACCTTCCTGCCGGTTTCATCAAAGTGTTCCGGGTCCCACTCGCCGCGACTTCCGGTGCGCTGCTGGCCGGCCTCATCGGAGTTGGGATCGGTTCGCTCTACCAGATCACTGATCCGTTGAAGGTCTACTGGGTGCCGGGGGGTGTGGGGGCCGCCATCGGACTCATCCTGGCTATGCGCGCCTACCAGCGCGAGCAGATCGGGATCGGGTTGTCGGTCTACTACATTGCCCGAACCGTTTTCAACGCAATCCGGTCGATAGAGCCACTGGTCATGGTGATCGTGTTCGTTGTCTGGGTGGGCATTGGACCGTTCGCAGGGTCTCTCGCCCTTGCACTGCACACAGTGGCCGCACTCGCCAAACTCTATTCAGAGCAGGTCGAGAGCATCCTGTCGGGACCGATCGAGGCCGTGAAAGCATCGGGCGCAACGAGGATCCAGACGATCGTTTATGCGGTGATCCCCCAGATCGTCCCGCCGTACATATCTTTCACCTTGTACCGCTGGGATATCAATGTTCGCATGTCGACGATCATCGGGTTCGCCGGCGGTGGCGGAATCGGCTTCCTGCTCCAGCAGAACATCCGGTTGCTCAACTACCAGGCTGCATCGGTGAACATGCTGGCCATCGCGGTGGTCGTTGCTTCGATGGACTACCTGAGCTCCCGGATTCGTGAGAGGATCGTCTAG
- the phnC gene encoding phosphonate ABC transporter ATP-binding protein, whose product MLKVEHLTKVYDGGTQALEDVSFEVPDGQFLAVIGLSGSGKSTLLRCINRLIEPTEGRITWNGVDITSASQEEMRRIRRKIGMVFQHFNLVHRSKVLTNVLQGSLGYVNPALSLVNRFPRDQVIKAHQQLARVGLEDKAGQRADELSGGQQQRVGVARALMQDPEMILADEPVASLDPVLAHSIMQYLETINDEDKVTVICSLHFLDLVHRYADRAIALNEGKLVFEGSPSEIDDAKFKEIYGQEAERVG is encoded by the coding sequence ATGCTGAAAGTCGAACACCTGACCAAGGTCTATGACGGAGGGACACAGGCCCTCGAAGACGTTAGCTTCGAGGTCCCCGACGGCCAGTTCCTAGCGGTGATTGGACTCAGCGGGTCCGGCAAGTCCACGCTACTGCGATGCATCAACCGCCTGATCGAGCCTACCGAGGGCCGCATCACCTGGAATGGTGTGGACATCACCAGTGCCTCTCAGGAGGAAATGCGCAGAATCCGCCGGAAGATCGGAATGGTGTTCCAGCACTTCAACCTGGTCCACCGTTCGAAGGTTCTCACCAACGTGCTCCAGGGAAGCCTCGGCTACGTGAACCCGGCTTTGAGCCTCGTCAACCGTTTCCCCAGGGATCAGGTGATCAAGGCCCACCAGCAACTCGCCAGGGTGGGACTGGAAGACAAGGCCGGCCAGCGCGCCGACGAACTGAGCGGCGGCCAGCAGCAAAGGGTGGGAGTTGCACGGGCTCTGATGCAGGATCCCGAAATGATTCTGGCGGACGAGCCGGTGGCCAGCCTCGACCCGGTGCTGGCGCACAGCATCATGCAGTACCTCGAGACGATCAATGATGAGGACAAGGTGACGGTGATCTGCAGCCTTCACTTCTTGGATCTGGTCCATCGCTACGCCGATCGGGCCATCGCTCTCAACGAAGGCAAACTGGTATTCGAAGGATCTCCATCGGAAATAGACGACGCCAAGTTCAAGGAGATCTACGGGCAGGAGGCTGAGCGCGTTGGCTGA
- the phnD gene encoding phosphate/phosphite/phosphonate ABC transporter substrate-binding protein, with translation MKSRVWIALALALMLVLAACGDSTSDTTEEPTATTATTAAPEPTTTTEAPTTTTTEPAPTVGSPENPIKVLFVPSVEAEVIVTGGEIMKAALEEATGLSFEVSVPTSYAATIEEMCASPENTMGFIPGLGYVLASNRCGVDVSFKAIRFGWSVYWAQILVPRDSDIDSIEDLEGLTWAFPDTGSTSGYMVPTLMFDEAGVTPGERVEAGGHPQAALAVYRGEADFATTFFSPPLTPNFDWAIGDNPEIPDEIVDSCAPNEEGSRLFCGPEDAQWRVLDARASARNDAPDIIQKVKILTISPEIPNDTLSFGPEFPADVRAQIEAALTAFAGECEDNEDCAWNQSIGNQDFYGWTGIDPATDSEYDSLRRIVDLVGYELEG, from the coding sequence ATGAAATCACGTGTTTGGATCGCGCTGGCACTTGCACTGATGCTCGTGCTTGCCGCGTGTGGTGACAGCACATCTGACACCACCGAAGAGCCGACGGCTACGACGGCCACGACGGCTGCACCGGAACCGACGACGACCACGGAAGCACCGACGACCACAACGACCGAGCCTGCCCCGACGGTCGGTTCTCCTGAGAACCCGATCAAGGTGCTGTTCGTTCCTTCGGTCGAGGCAGAGGTGATCGTCACAGGTGGCGAGATCATGAAGGCAGCCCTCGAAGAAGCCACCGGGCTTAGCTTCGAGGTCTCGGTACCTACCTCTTATGCGGCAACCATTGAGGAGATGTGTGCCTCGCCGGAAAACACCATGGGATTCATTCCCGGCCTGGGATACGTTCTTGCCAGCAACCGTTGTGGCGTAGATGTTTCGTTCAAGGCCATCCGCTTCGGCTGGTCCGTGTACTGGGCCCAGATCCTGGTCCCGCGTGACAGCGACATCGACAGCATCGAAGATCTCGAGGGCCTGACCTGGGCGTTCCCGGACACCGGATCGACCTCGGGCTACATGGTCCCGACTCTGATGTTCGACGAAGCCGGCGTTACGCCCGGCGAGCGAGTGGAAGCCGGCGGTCACCCGCAGGCGGCCCTGGCCGTCTACCGGGGCGAAGCCGACTTTGCTACCACATTCTTCAGCCCGCCGCTGACACCGAACTTCGACTGGGCTATCGGCGACAACCCGGAGATCCCGGACGAAATCGTTGATAGTTGCGCCCCGAACGAGGAAGGGTCGCGTCTGTTCTGCGGTCCGGAAGACGCCCAGTGGCGTGTACTGGACGCACGGGCCAGTGCCCGCAACGACGCTCCGGATATCATCCAGAAGGTGAAGATTCTGACCATCTCGCCGGAGATCCCCAACGACACCCTGTCGTTCGGTCCGGAGTTCCCCGCCGACGTTCGCGCCCAGATCGAAGCAGCTCTCACCGCCTTCGCCGGCGAGTGCGAGGACAATGAAGACTGCGCGTGGAATCAGTCGATCGGAAACCAGGACTTCTACGGATGGACGGGCATCGACCCGGCGACCGACTCGGAGTACGACAGCCTCCGCAGGATCGTTGATCTGGTCGGTTACGAACTGGAGGGCTAG
- a CDS encoding ABC transporter ATP-binding protein, with product MATDSKPAVWAEGLVRHFGKKTAVNGVDLAIEPGEFYGLLGPNGAGKTTTIKMIVGLLRPDAGRAGIGEFDTWSKPIEVKRRIGVLPEEFNLYERLTGAELLDFTAATHGLPRNEALRRRNELLEALDLAEAAHGLITDYSRGMRKKVALAAAVIHAPPVLFLDEPFEGVDAVSARLIRSLLQGYTERGATVVFSSHVMELVERLCSRIGIMVDGALIIEGPRQQLLDHYSASSVEDAFLAAVGAEETPGGLDWLDASSG from the coding sequence ATGGCGACAGATTCGAAACCTGCCGTTTGGGCGGAAGGCCTGGTCAGGCATTTCGGCAAGAAGACCGCCGTCAACGGGGTCGATCTGGCGATCGAACCCGGCGAGTTCTACGGTCTCCTCGGTCCCAACGGTGCCGGAAAGACGACGACGATAAAGATGATCGTCGGGCTACTTCGACCCGATGCCGGTCGTGCAGGGATCGGGGAGTTCGATACGTGGTCGAAGCCGATCGAGGTGAAACGGCGCATCGGCGTACTTCCCGAGGAGTTCAACCTCTACGAGCGGCTCACCGGAGCCGAACTGCTCGATTTCACTGCTGCGACCCACGGGCTGCCGAGAAACGAGGCGTTGCGGCGCAGGAACGAACTGCTCGAGGCCCTCGATCTGGCCGAGGCGGCGCACGGTCTGATCACGGACTACTCGCGCGGAATGCGGAAGAAGGTGGCGCTGGCGGCAGCCGTCATCCATGCTCCGCCGGTCCTGTTCCTCGACGAGCCCTTCGAGGGGGTCGACGCGGTCAGCGCCCGGCTGATCCGCAGTCTGCTGCAGGGCTACACGGAGCGAGGGGCGACCGTGGTGTTCTCGTCGCATGTGATGGAACTGGTCGAGCGGCTGTGCTCGAGAATCGGAATCATGGTCGACGGCGCCCTCATCATCGAGGGACCCCGCCAGCAACTCCTCGACCACTACTCGGCATCGAGTGTCGAGGACGCCTTCCTGGCCGCGGTCGGTGCCGAAGAGACCCCGGGAGGCCTGGATTGGCTCGACGCCTCGTCTGGCTGA
- the dnaX gene encoding DNA polymerase III subunit gamma/tau, giving the protein MLAQVEYQALYRKYRPQRFSEIIGQGHVTETLAREVVEDKVAHAYLFAGPRGTGKTTAARILAKSLNCTNRQDGGEPCNVCSSCVGITEGSSLDVIELDAASHNSVDDIRDMRVSVSTVASAGGAKRVFILDEAHMLSKAAGNALLKTLEEPPAHVHFVLATTEPYKLLDTIRSRAQRFDFHPVSIGVLVKHLDSISDIEGYRRSEEALVAVARHARGSVRDSMSLLEQVAALGESSVEVAGVNRALGLADREVYSRLGSAVADLDARSALEMVATLSAEGADLRRFAAEAIAFFRGVFLVKYAPNLSEVVDESEDVIDDWRRVADELSASDVLRVLDIMSEALIQLREGREERLMIELALLKMTRPEVASDPSSLAARLEHLEQRMKRMTAGAAAAPQIPVPKPLPAAPEPVAVPASRGKAPEEEVVAPSASVADGAADESPEDSTEEPAPVPEAAASKGPAATTGEVTFLDLQSVWPALVAGVRDILGSRRYALFRESSPGAVEGSILVMHLPEHRSFHLQQLKSDNVVAAIVATKASELLGVEVTVEFRTDGEPQLPVVREVPVIPDKDDLAEAPEEGTDPTSLMSEFLGAEVVEEVEND; this is encoded by the coding sequence ATGCTCGCTCAGGTGGAATACCAGGCGCTATATCGCAAGTACCGGCCCCAGCGTTTCTCGGAGATCATCGGCCAGGGCCATGTGACCGAAACCCTGGCCCGGGAGGTCGTGGAAGACAAGGTCGCTCACGCCTACCTGTTCGCAGGCCCGCGGGGAACAGGCAAGACGACCGCAGCCCGAATCCTCGCCAAGTCGTTGAACTGCACCAATCGCCAGGACGGCGGAGAGCCGTGCAATGTGTGTTCTTCGTGTGTCGGGATCACGGAGGGGTCGTCCCTCGACGTGATCGAACTCGATGCCGCCTCACACAACAGTGTCGACGACATCCGCGACATGCGGGTGAGCGTGTCGACCGTTGCCTCGGCAGGCGGCGCCAAGCGAGTGTTCATCCTCGACGAAGCGCACATGCTTTCGAAGGCTGCCGGCAATGCACTGCTGAAGACACTCGAAGAGCCTCCGGCACACGTCCACTTCGTTCTGGCCACAACCGAGCCCTACAAGCTGCTCGACACGATCCGGAGCCGGGCCCAGCGTTTCGACTTCCACCCGGTATCGATAGGCGTGCTCGTGAAGCACCTCGACTCCATCTCGGACATCGAGGGCTATCGGCGGTCCGAGGAAGCGCTCGTCGCGGTTGCCCGGCATGCCCGAGGGTCCGTGCGCGACTCGATGAGCTTGCTCGAGCAGGTCGCCGCTCTGGGCGAATCGAGCGTTGAGGTGGCCGGCGTGAACCGTGCCCTGGGGCTCGCCGACCGCGAGGTCTACAGCCGGCTCGGCTCGGCCGTGGCCGACCTGGACGCCCGGTCTGCCCTGGAGATGGTGGCGACCCTGTCGGCTGAGGGTGCCGATCTCCGCAGGTTCGCCGCCGAGGCGATTGCGTTCTTCCGTGGAGTGTTTCTCGTCAAATACGCTCCGAATCTCTCCGAAGTCGTGGACGAATCGGAAGATGTCATCGACGACTGGCGGCGTGTGGCCGACGAGCTATCTGCTTCCGACGTGCTCCGCGTGCTCGACATCATGTCGGAGGCCCTGATTCAACTGCGAGAAGGCCGGGAAGAGCGGCTGATGATCGAACTGGCTCTCCTGAAGATGACCCGTCCGGAGGTCGCGTCCGATCCGTCGTCGCTTGCCGCCCGGCTCGAACACCTGGAGCAGCGCATGAAGCGGATGACCGCCGGTGCGGCGGCAGCACCGCAGATTCCCGTTCCGAAACCCCTTCCGGCCGCGCCGGAACCGGTTGCCGTCCCGGCTTCCCGGGGGAAGGCTCCCGAGGAGGAGGTCGTTGCTCCTTCTGCTTCGGTCGCCGACGGCGCCGCAGACGAATCCCCGGAGGATTCGACTGAGGAGCCGGCCCCGGTCCCGGAAGCGGCCGCTTCGAAGGGGCCCGCCGCTACCACCGGAGAGGTCACCTTCCTCGACCTCCAGTCCGTCTGGCCCGCGCTGGTTGCCGGCGTTCGGGACATTCTGGGCTCGCGTCGCTATGCCCTCTTCCGCGAATCCAGCCCGGGAGCGGTCGAAGGCTCGATCCTGGTGATGCACCTGCCCGAGCACCGGAGTTTTCACCTGCAACAGCTGAAATCCGACAACGTGGTGGCGGCGATCGTGGCAACGAAGGCTTCGGAACTCCTCGGTGTAGAAGTGACGGTCGAGTTCCGGACGGACGGGGAGCCGCAGCTCCCGGTGGTCCGTGAGGTACCGGTGATACCCGACAAGGACGACCTCGCCGAGGCCCCGGAAGAAGGAACCGATCCGACCAGCCTGATGTCCGAGTTCCTCGGAGCAGAGGTTGTCGAAGAGGTAGAGAACGACTAG
- a CDS encoding YbaB/EbfC family nucleoid-associated protein — MGMRPQDMRKLMQQAQQMQEQLAAAQDELASATFEGSAGGGVVKATVTGSNEIVSVEIDPSVIDPEDPEMLGDLVVAAVNQAIKNAADAAQQSLGGLAGGLDLGGLLG, encoded by the coding sequence ATGGGAATGCGACCTCAAGACATGCGCAAGCTGATGCAGCAGGCGCAGCAAATGCAGGAACAGCTAGCCGCTGCTCAGGACGAACTCGCCTCAGCCACGTTCGAGGGGAGCGCCGGCGGCGGTGTGGTCAAGGCCACGGTGACGGGATCGAACGAGATCGTCTCGGTTGAGATAGATCCCTCGGTGATCGATCCGGAGGATCCCGAGATGCTCGGCGATCTGGTGGTGGCAGCAGTCAACCAGGCGATCAAGAACGCGGCCGATGCCGCCCAGCAGTCACTCGGCGGGCTGGCCGGAGGCCTTGATCTCGGTGGCTTGCTCGGCTGA
- the recR gene encoding recombination mediator RecR translates to MFEGPIQRLIDELARLPGIGRKSAQRLAFHLLNAEDADAQRLASAIVDMRTQVRLCSRCFNVTGAEECSICRDLRRDPTLVCVVERAQDIVVIEKTQEFRGRYHVLGGALSPIDGIGPGQLRIAELKHRIPNEGVQELIVATNPTIEGDTTAMYLARELKPLGVRVTRLASGLPVGGDLDYADELTLGRALVGRQEI, encoded by the coding sequence ATGTTTGAGGGGCCGATTCAACGGCTTATCGATGAGCTCGCTCGACTTCCCGGGATCGGCCGAAAGTCTGCTCAGCGTCTTGCCTTCCACCTCCTGAACGCCGAGGATGCCGACGCGCAGCGTCTGGCAAGCGCCATCGTCGACATGCGCACCCAGGTCCGGCTGTGCAGCCGGTGCTTCAACGTCACGGGTGCAGAGGAATGCTCGATCTGCCGGGACCTGCGCCGGGATCCCACCCTCGTTTGTGTTGTCGAGCGGGCGCAGGACATCGTGGTCATCGAGAAGACCCAGGAGTTTCGCGGCCGCTACCACGTTCTGGGCGGCGCCCTCTCACCGATCGACGGTATCGGCCCCGGCCAGTTGCGGATCGCTGAGCTCAAGCACCGGATACCGAACGAGGGCGTGCAGGAACTGATCGTGGCGACCAACCCGACCATCGAGGGCGACACGACCGCCATGTACCTGGCGCGCGAGCTGAAGCCGCTCGGGGTCCGGGTGACCCGGTTGGCCAGCGGACTCCCCGTGGGCGGGGACCTCGATTACGCAGACGAACTCACCCTCGGCCGGGCCCTGGTGGGCCGGCAGGAGATATAG
- a CDS encoding DUF3524 domain-containing protein has protein sequence MKILLIEPYFGGSHRVWAEGYAAHSSHEVRLLTMPARFWTWRMRGGAITLAHETELWVEENGRPDLVVASDMLDLPAYLGAARRVLGGTPAALYLHESQFTYPWSPQLRTDLQYAYVNWSSMQSADLILFNSAFHMKVVFESLPKFLRQFPDSTHEHLVGEVRERSAVLHVGIDLRRFDRVPSSRGDGAPLILWNQRWEHDKDPAAFFRAVFGLADDGVEFRLAVCGENFRQMPEEFAEAERRLAGHLVHFGFAAEDEYVRLLRAADVVASTALHEFFGIAIVEAAYAGAFPVLPDRLSYPELFPETLHERVLYPEGGLQERLRWALTHPAERMTVAAELKQSLTAFDWSVLAPRYDRLLAALA, from the coding sequence ATGAAGATCCTCCTCATTGAGCCCTACTTCGGCGGCTCGCATCGGGTCTGGGCGGAGGGCTACGCGGCGCACAGCAGCCACGAAGTCCGCCTTCTGACGATGCCGGCGAGGTTCTGGACCTGGCGGATGCGGGGCGGCGCAATCACGCTGGCGCATGAGACGGAGCTGTGGGTTGAAGAGAACGGCCGCCCCGACCTGGTGGTGGCGAGCGACATGCTGGACCTTCCCGCCTATCTGGGGGCGGCTCGCCGGGTGCTGGGCGGCACGCCGGCAGCCCTCTATCTCCACGAAAGCCAGTTCACCTACCCCTGGTCGCCGCAACTGCGCACCGACCTCCAGTACGCCTACGTCAACTGGTCCTCGATGCAATCGGCCGACCTGATTCTGTTCAACTCGGCGTTTCACATGAAGGTCGTGTTCGAGAGCCTGCCCAAGTTCCTTCGCCAGTTTCCCGACTCCACCCATGAGCATCTGGTCGGCGAGGTCCGGGAACGATCGGCGGTTCTGCACGTCGGCATCGATCTGCGACGATTCGATCGGGTTCCCTCCTCCCGGGGCGACGGCGCCCCGCTGATCCTGTGGAACCAGCGCTGGGAGCACGACAAGGATCCGGCTGCCTTCTTCCGGGCTGTGTTCGGACTCGCAGACGACGGTGTCGAGTTCAGGCTTGCCGTGTGCGGTGAGAACTTCCGGCAGATGCCCGAGGAGTTCGCGGAAGCCGAGCGGCGGCTTGCCGGCCACCTCGTCCACTTCGGTTTCGCGGCGGAGGACGAATATGTGCGGCTGCTCCGCGCGGCGGACGTCGTCGCCAGCACGGCGCTCCACGAGTTCTTCGGCATAGCGATTGTCGAAGCCGCCTACGCGGGAGCCTTCCCGGTGCTGCCCGACCGGCTCTCCTACCCGGAGTTGTTTCCCGAGACCCTTCACGAACGGGTGCTCTATCCGGAGGGCGGTCTTCAGGAGCGCCTCCGGTGGGCACTCACGCATCCTGCCGAACGCATGACGGTGGCGGCGGAGTTGAAGCAGTCGCTGACGGCGTTTGACTGGTCGGTGCTGGCCCCCCGCTACGACAGGCTTCTGGCAGCGCTGGCGTAG
- a CDS encoding HAD family hydrolase, producing the protein MQHVVWDWNGTLLNDLQQVVLSVNAALASVGVGPIDADGYRAGYTRPVVLFYEHLLGRPVGDEEWERLDITFHDAYREALAGAELAPDALEAMDRVEAAGWTQSLLSMFPHNELLAALDEHGIADRLLAVDGLRGGRGERKYGSLVKHLEHVAPKLGGRIDPKTVVMIGDALDDADAAEGLGIRCVLYASGSHPREKLEASGHPVAGSLIEALALAGITS; encoded by the coding sequence ATGCAGCACGTTGTCTGGGACTGGAACGGGACCCTCCTGAACGACCTCCAGCAGGTCGTTCTGTCCGTCAACGCCGCCCTCGCGTCGGTGGGCGTCGGCCCGATCGATGCCGACGGTTACCGGGCCGGATACACCCGCCCGGTCGTGCTCTTCTACGAGCACCTTCTCGGCCGTCCGGTCGGCGACGAAGAGTGGGAGCGGCTGGACATCACTTTTCACGACGCCTACCGGGAGGCGCTGGCCGGCGCCGAACTGGCCCCCGATGCTCTGGAAGCGATGGACCGGGTCGAAGCGGCCGGGTGGACCCAGTCGCTGCTCTCGATGTTCCCGCACAACGAACTGCTCGCTGCTCTCGACGAACACGGCATTGCGGACAGGCTCCTGGCCGTTGACGGCTTGCGAGGGGGGCGCGGCGAGCGGAAGTACGGCAGTCTCGTGAAACATCTGGAGCACGTCGCCCCCAAGCTCGGCGGCCGAATCGACCCGAAGACGGTGGTCATGATCGGAGACGCTCTCGATGACGCCGATGCCGCCGAGGGACTCGGAATCAGATGTGTCCTCTACGCCAGCGGATCCCACCCGCGCGAGAAGCTCGAAGCCTCGGGTCACCCGGTGGCCGGCTCGCTCATCGAGGCGCTGGCCCTGGCCGGGATCACAAGCTGA
- the glpX gene encoding class II fructose-bisphosphatase — translation MIETPDRNLAFDLAHVTETAAMAAARWQGRGDKEGVDRAAVDAMRAILASIDIDGVVVIGEGEKDEAPMLFNGERVGNGNGPEVDIAVDPIDGTTLSAQGMPGALAVIAMAERGSMYSPGSVVYMDKIAVGPAAAGKIDLDAPVEHNLHVVADARGKDINDLTAIILDRPRNAKYIDAVRRVGGRIRLIRDGDISGAISAADEATGIDILLGVGGSPEAVIAAAALTCMGGEIQARLWPRDDSERQYALDNGLDLDTVLTQRDLVRSNNVFFAATGVTTGEFLQGVEFFGDGARTHSVVMRSKTGSVRSMHARHDFTRLRKISALVYD, via the coding sequence GTGATCGAGACACCGGACCGCAATCTGGCCTTCGATCTGGCTCATGTGACGGAAACCGCCGCCATGGCTGCCGCTCGCTGGCAAGGCAGGGGTGACAAAGAGGGCGTCGACCGCGCCGCGGTCGATGCGATGCGTGCGATCCTCGCCTCCATCGACATTGACGGCGTCGTCGTCATCGGCGAGGGCGAGAAGGACGAGGCCCCGATGCTCTTCAACGGCGAGCGGGTGGGCAACGGCAACGGGCCGGAGGTGGATATCGCCGTCGATCCGATCGACGGGACCACTTTGTCGGCTCAGGGCATGCCGGGTGCCCTTGCAGTGATCGCAATGGCAGAACGCGGGTCTATGTACTCACCGGGCTCCGTGGTCTACATGGACAAGATCGCGGTTGGGCCGGCGGCCGCCGGCAAGATCGATCTCGACGCTCCGGTAGAGCACAACCTGCACGTGGTCGCCGATGCGAGGGGAAAGGACATCAACGACCTGACTGCCATAATTCTCGACCGGCCGCGCAACGCCAAGTACATCGACGCCGTGCGCAGGGTCGGCGGACGAATCCGCCTCATCAGGGACGGCGACATCTCGGGCGCGATCTCCGCAGCCGACGAGGCGACGGGAATCGATATCTTGCTCGGTGTCGGCGGCTCCCCGGAAGCCGTCATTGCCGCCGCCGCGTTGACATGCATGGGCGGCGAGATACAGGCGCGCCTCTGGCCGCGCGACGACTCTGAGCGGCAGTACGCACTGGACAACGGCCTCGATCTCGACACCGTGCTCACCCAGAGAGATCTGGTCCGGTCGAACAATGTCTTCTTTGCAGCCACCGGAGTCACGACCGGGGAGTTTCTGCAGGGAGTGGAGTTCTTCGGCGACGGAGCCCGCACCCACTCGGTCGTCATGCGCTCGAAAACCGGGTCCGTCCGATCGATGCACGCCCGCCACGATTTCACCCGCCTGCGCAAGATCAGCGCCCTGGTGTACGACTGA